A stretch of Geobacter sp. DNA encodes these proteins:
- a CDS encoding SDR family oxidoreductase, with protein MMNIRLDNKRVIVTGGNSGIGEAIAVSLAEAGARVAINYVTHPETAQTLVQKIREQGGTAMAIETDVSDPGAVAEMFKNIDAAWGGIDILINNAGIDGGRAVGWEADSAAWRKVIEVNLLGAFFCAREALQRMVAQQSGVIINISSVHEEIAWSGYSAYTASKAAVGMLTKTLAQEAAPHGVRVLAVAPGAIKTPINRSVWSDQQSMKDLMEKIPLGRIGNPEEVAHMVVVLASDIASYVTGRTIFVDGGMTDYPDFAHGG; from the coding sequence ATTATGAACATAAGGCTGGATAATAAACGTGTCATTGTCACCGGCGGCAATTCCGGCATTGGTGAGGCAATTGCCGTATCCCTCGCCGAAGCGGGTGCGCGAGTGGCAATCAACTACGTCACCCATCCCGAGACCGCACAGACCCTTGTGCAGAAGATTCGGGAGCAAGGCGGCACTGCCATGGCGATCGAGACCGACGTATCCGATCCCGGGGCCGTCGCTGAAATGTTCAAGAATATCGACGCAGCCTGGGGAGGAATTGATATCCTGATCAACAATGCGGGCATCGACGGCGGCCGCGCCGTCGGTTGGGAGGCGGATAGTGCCGCATGGCGAAAGGTGATCGAGGTGAACCTGCTGGGAGCCTTTTTTTGCGCTCGAGAAGCCTTGCAGCGGATGGTGGCGCAGCAAAGCGGCGTCATCATCAACATCAGCTCGGTGCATGAAGAGATCGCCTGGTCCGGCTACAGTGCCTACACCGCCAGCAAGGCAGCAGTCGGCATGCTGACGAAGACCCTGGCCCAAGAGGCTGCCCCCCATGGGGTACGTGTCCTGGCGGTTGCGCCCGGTGCGATCAAGACGCCGATCAACCGCTCCGTCTGGAGCGATCAGCAAAGTATGAAAGACTTGATGGAAAAGATCCCGTTAGGGCGGATCGGTAATCCGGAAGAAGTCGCCCACATGGTGGTGGTACTGGCCTCGGACATTGCCTCGTACGTGACCGGCCGTACAATCTTTGTGGATGGCGGCATGACCGATTATCCCGACTTTGCCCATGGCGGTTGA